The Terracoccus luteus genome includes a region encoding these proteins:
- a CDS encoding DUF3515 family protein, whose product MTAPQASAGVCASARWPASVSGHGRVETEPDVPSAAAWGDPAIIARCGLAPLGPTTDQCVAVDDVDWVVRPLSDGTRATTYGRDPAIEVLVPSAYGPAPLLLPVFTDLARTLPSTGRRCS is encoded by the coding sequence GTGACCGCACCCCAGGCGTCGGCCGGCGTGTGCGCGTCGGCCCGCTGGCCGGCATCCGTCAGCGGTCACGGGCGCGTGGAGACAGAACCCGACGTGCCCTCGGCGGCGGCGTGGGGCGACCCGGCGATCATCGCGCGCTGCGGTCTGGCCCCGCTCGGGCCGACGACCGACCAGTGCGTGGCCGTCGACGACGTCGACTGGGTCGTGCGTCCGCTCAGCGACGGGACGAGGGCCACGACGTACGGGCGCGACCCGGCGATCGAGGTGCTCGTGCCCAGCGCCTACGGCCCGGCACCCCTGCTGCTGCCGGTCTTCACCGACCTCGCCCGCACCCTGCCCTCGACCGGGCGCCGGTGCAGCTGA
- a CDS encoding Lrp/AsnC family transcriptional regulator, which translates to MVQAYILIQTEVGKAASVAESIAGISGVTMAEDVTGPYDVIARLEAANVDDLGRLVIAKLQDVPGITRTLTCTVVHV; encoded by the coding sequence GTGGTCCAGGCCTACATCCTGATCCAGACCGAGGTCGGCAAGGCGGCGAGCGTCGCCGAGAGCATCGCCGGGATCTCCGGCGTGACGATGGCCGAGGACGTCACCGGCCCCTACGACGTCATCGCCCGCCTCGAGGCGGCCAACGTCGACGACCTCGGGCGGCTCGTCATCGCCAAGCTGCAGGACGTGCCCGGCATCACCCGCACCCTCACGTGCACGGTCGTGCACGTCTGA
- the thiL gene encoding thiamine-phosphate kinase, whose product MPDASPVVPADRTGPRVFEGTPLRTLDEDALLARVLPLYPTGPDLQVPPGDDAAVVATSPRTVATTDTVVLGRDWLDEWSSGEDVGHKVVAQNLADVAAMGAVPTGVLLTLVADPEVGLEWVLDHARGVARACRDARVAVLGGDLSSASAGVVMVSVTALGRLDVDPVLRSGARPGDVLAVRGELGLAAAGLLLLQQGRADRHPDAVARQRRPRPPLADGPAAARAGATSMLDLSDGLARDAGRVARASDVVVEVEEAALAPDVDRLREALGEREARDCVLSGGEDHALLATFVPGGLPAGWRRLGSVRARRAGEAARLLVDGRPVTRPGWDHFTPGG is encoded by the coding sequence GTGCCTGACGCGTCGCCCGTCGTCCCCGCCGACCGCACCGGGCCACGGGTGTTCGAGGGGACACCGCTGCGCACGCTCGACGAGGACGCCCTGCTGGCGCGGGTGCTCCCGCTCTACCCCACGGGCCCGGACCTGCAGGTCCCCCCGGGCGACGACGCCGCGGTGGTCGCGACGAGCCCTCGGACCGTCGCCACGACCGACACCGTCGTGCTCGGGCGCGACTGGCTCGACGAGTGGTCGTCGGGCGAGGACGTCGGGCACAAGGTCGTCGCCCAGAACCTCGCCGACGTCGCCGCCATGGGTGCGGTGCCGACCGGGGTGCTGCTCACCCTCGTGGCCGACCCCGAGGTCGGCCTCGAGTGGGTGCTCGACCACGCCCGCGGCGTCGCCCGGGCCTGCCGGGACGCCCGGGTCGCCGTGCTCGGGGGCGACCTGTCGTCGGCCTCGGCCGGCGTCGTCATGGTGTCGGTGACCGCCCTCGGTCGCCTCGACGTCGACCCGGTGCTGCGGTCCGGTGCCCGACCAGGGGACGTCCTCGCCGTCCGGGGCGAGCTCGGGCTCGCGGCCGCGGGCCTGCTGCTGCTGCAGCAGGGCCGGGCCGACCGGCATCCGGATGCCGTGGCCCGCCAACGCCGGCCACGGCCCCCGCTCGCCGACGGTCCGGCCGCGGCGCGCGCCGGGGCCACCTCGATGCTCGACCTCAGCGACGGCCTGGCCCGTGACGCCGGGCGGGTGGCACGGGCCAGTGACGTCGTCGTCGAGGTCGAGGAGGCGGCGCTCGCGCCCGACGTCGACCGGCTGCGCGAGGCGCTGGGGGAGCGCGAGGCGCGCGACTGCGTGCTGTCGGGCGGCGAGGACCACGCCCTGCTGGCGACGTTCGTGCCGGGCGGGCTCCCCGCGGGCTGGCGCCGGCTCGGGTCCGTGCGGGCCCGTCGGGCGGGGGAGGCCGCGCGGCTGCTCGTCGACGGCCGGCCGGTCACGCGTCCCGGCTGGGACCACTTCACGCCCGGCGGGTGA
- the rpmB gene encoding 50S ribosomal protein L28 — MAANCDVCGKGPSFGHNISHSHRRTKRRWNPNIQRVRTLVGGVTPKRLNVCTSCLKAGKVAR, encoded by the coding sequence GTGGCTGCCAACTGCGACGTCTGCGGCAAGGGGCCGAGCTTCGGTCACAACATCTCGCACTCGCACCGCCGCACCAAGCGCCGCTGGAACCCCAACATCCAGCGCGTTCGGACGCTGGTGGGCGGTGTGACGCCGAAGCGCCTCAACGTGTGCACGTCCTGCCTCAAGGCGGGCAAGGTCGCTCGCTGA
- a CDS encoding fructosamine kinase family protein, producing the protein MSTSPRDADDASADGAATHTAAEAHHKERHDAPEGFFEVEAAGLRWLGAATGGVQVVRVLSVGPRHIDLERLRPVAPTPAQADDLGSRLAVTHAAGAPAFGSPPDGWSGPAFIGRQSQRNDPTVTWGVFYAEQRVRPFVRRAVQRGHLDAASAAVVERVCDRLAAGELDDGRPPARLHGDLWAGNVVYTDTGPVLIDPAAHGGHGLTDLAMLELFGLPGLSRVRSAYAEASPDFPTDWGRLVHLHQLHPLAVHAASHGPSYGVALLEAACHFA; encoded by the coding sequence GTGTCGACCTCACCCCGGGACGCCGACGATGCCTCCGCTGACGGCGCCGCGACCCACACCGCCGCGGAGGCCCACCACAAGGAGCGCCACGACGCCCCCGAGGGCTTCTTCGAGGTCGAGGCCGCCGGCCTGCGGTGGCTGGGCGCCGCCACCGGCGGTGTGCAGGTGGTCCGCGTGCTCTCGGTCGGCCCACGCCACATCGACCTCGAGCGGCTGCGTCCGGTGGCGCCGACGCCGGCGCAGGCCGACGACCTCGGGTCACGCCTGGCCGTCACGCACGCCGCCGGCGCCCCGGCCTTCGGCTCACCACCCGACGGCTGGAGCGGCCCCGCCTTCATCGGCCGGCAGTCGCAGCGCAACGACCCGACCGTGACCTGGGGCGTGTTCTACGCCGAGCAGCGGGTCCGCCCCTTCGTGCGCCGCGCCGTGCAACGCGGCCACCTCGACGCGGCGTCCGCCGCGGTGGTCGAGCGGGTCTGCGACCGGCTCGCGGCCGGGGAGCTCGACGACGGGCGCCCACCGGCCCGCCTCCACGGGGACCTCTGGGCGGGCAACGTCGTCTACACCGACACCGGGCCCGTGCTCATCGACCCGGCCGCCCACGGGGGCCACGGCCTGACCGACCTCGCCATGCTCGAGCTGTTCGGCCTGCCGGGCCTGTCCCGGGTCCGGTCCGCGTACGCCGAGGCGAGCCCCGACTTCCCGACCGACTGGGGCCGTCTCGTGCACCTGCACCAGCTGCACCCGCTCGCCGTCCACGCCGCCTCGCACGGGCCGTCCTACGGGGTCGCGCTGCTCGAGGCGGCCTGTCACTTCGCCTGA
- a CDS encoding DAK2 domain-containing protein, with protein MPGATRRATVPDEALTVLDTDAVRRWAVLIRATLALRRAEIDDLNVFPVPDGDTGTNLFLTFDGALDGTRLAGLTPTPDGVRRDGEPSTPVGAGELLLAFAKALLHAARGNSGVILSQLARGVADVARGHDTVDAATLAFGLQRADELAWQAVTEPRPGTVLSVSRAAAAAAGDAVGDGLHAVASAALAAAAVALEETPRQLDVLARAGVVDAGGAGYVVVLECLERVCAGDAGPVEHQPWPVRTPASRRRPAAPAAGRGRPPRAHADPARPAGSTDRSTDRSTDRSEGTDPATRHPDFEVMYLLDGADDDAVRGLRARLTELGDSVLVVGGDGEHHVHVHADDAGAAVEAGLAAGRPHGIRIARLEDTVHAPGTAGHDDPPADGDGPALGPLDDPEAPAAERVASGIVACAGGPGLQALFEEAGAAVVASGPSRRASTGQLIAAVRERHRAGADAVVVLPDDSDTELAAGAAVRAVADDGIEAHVVRAGTAVQGVAALAVFDPDASAAANVLAMQSAAAATRHGAVTTASRSALTSAGPCEPGDVLGIVDGDIVVVGHDLTEVAREVVHRLLASGGELLTVVLGEGAPPEVADAVARAERAAHLGLEVSTIQGGQPVYPLLLGVE; from the coding sequence ATGCCCGGCGCGACGAGGAGGGCCACCGTGCCCGACGAGGCGCTGACGGTGCTCGACACCGACGCGGTGCGCCGGTGGGCGGTGCTCATCCGGGCCACGCTCGCCCTGCGCCGGGCCGAGATCGACGACCTCAACGTCTTCCCCGTCCCTGACGGTGACACCGGGACCAACCTCTTCCTCACCTTCGACGGCGCCCTCGACGGCACGCGGCTGGCCGGCCTGACCCCCACGCCCGACGGCGTCCGCCGCGACGGCGAGCCCTCGACCCCCGTCGGAGCCGGCGAGCTGCTGCTCGCCTTCGCCAAGGCGCTGCTGCACGCGGCCCGCGGCAACAGTGGCGTCATCCTCAGCCAGCTGGCCCGCGGGGTGGCCGACGTCGCCCGCGGCCACGACACCGTCGACGCGGCGACGCTCGCCTTCGGCCTGCAGCGCGCCGACGAGCTGGCCTGGCAGGCCGTCACCGAGCCGCGCCCCGGCACCGTGCTGTCGGTGTCGCGGGCCGCGGCGGCGGCCGCCGGTGACGCGGTCGGGGACGGGTTGCACGCGGTGGCCTCGGCCGCGCTCGCGGCGGCGGCCGTCGCGCTCGAGGAGACGCCGCGCCAGCTCGACGTCCTCGCCCGGGCGGGCGTCGTCGACGCCGGTGGGGCCGGCTACGTCGTCGTGCTCGAGTGCCTCGAGCGCGTGTGCGCCGGTGACGCCGGCCCGGTCGAGCACCAGCCCTGGCCCGTGCGCACCCCGGCGTCCCGACGCCGCCCGGCCGCCCCGGCCGCCGGGCGTGGCCGACCCCCACGGGCCCACGCCGACCCGGCCCGGCCGGCCGGCTCGACCGACCGCTCGACCGACCGCTCGACCGACCGCTCGGAGGGCACCGACCCGGCCACCCGGCATCCGGACTTCGAGGTCATGTACCTGCTCGACGGCGCCGACGACGACGCCGTGCGAGGCCTGCGGGCACGCCTGACCGAGCTCGGCGACTCCGTGCTCGTCGTCGGGGGCGACGGCGAGCACCACGTGCACGTGCACGCCGACGACGCCGGCGCGGCCGTCGAGGCGGGGCTCGCCGCGGGGCGCCCCCACGGCATCCGCATCGCCCGCCTCGAGGACACCGTGCACGCCCCCGGCACCGCCGGGCACGACGACCCACCCGCCGACGGTGACGGCCCGGCGCTAGGCCCGCTGGACGACCCCGAGGCCCCCGCCGCGGAGCGGGTGGCGTCGGGCATCGTCGCCTGCGCGGGCGGCCCGGGGCTGCAGGCGCTCTTCGAGGAGGCCGGTGCGGCGGTCGTGGCCTCGGGGCCCTCCCGTCGCGCGTCGACCGGGCAGCTCATCGCCGCGGTGCGCGAGCGCCACCGGGCGGGGGCCGACGCCGTCGTCGTGCTGCCCGACGACTCCGACACCGAGCTCGCGGCCGGCGCCGCGGTGCGCGCCGTCGCCGACGACGGCATCGAGGCCCACGTCGTGCGGGCGGGCACCGCCGTGCAGGGCGTCGCGGCGCTCGCGGTCTTCGACCCCGACGCGTCCGCCGCCGCCAACGTGCTCGCCATGCAGTCGGCGGCCGCGGCCACCCGGCACGGCGCGGTGACGACGGCGAGCCGCTCGGCCCTGACGAGCGCCGGCCCCTGCGAACCGGGCGACGTGCTCGGCATCGTCGACGGCGACATCGTCGTGGTCGGGCACGACCTCACCGAGGTGGCCCGGGAGGTCGTGCACCGCCTCCTCGCGAGCGGCGGTGAGCTGCTCACCGTCGTGCTCGGCGAGGGTGCCCCGCCCGAGGTGGCGGATGCCGTCGCGCGGGCCGAGCGCGCCGCCCACCTCGGTCTCGAGGTGAGCACGATCCAGGGGGGCCAGCCGGTCTACCCGCTGCTGCTGGGGGTGGAGTGA
- a CDS encoding ATP-dependent DNA helicase RecG, with translation MPVTVLTEDSPLTKLVRKGEAEALAKAKGIHSVADLFELVPRRYVRPGQLSDLGSLQVGEDVLVVAEVATAATRPMRGRRGTMLTVVLADEAGGELDLTFFRSFGHDRKLLPGRRGFFVGTVGAYGRRLQLTHPEYELFDDDDAGEAALEWYRTHRVPVYSATGKLNSLRMRKLLYTALDSVDRVREPVPEPVRSARGLVDRAQALELVHRPGVDDDPDRGVHRLKYDEAFVLQTILAQRRRVAESEQATPRVPRPGGLLSAFDERLPFELTDGQKEVGTVLAEELARDRPMHRLLQGEVGSGKTVVALRAMLAAVDAGGQAALLAPTEVLAAQHHRSITAMLGDLAEGGRLGGAEHGTTVTLLTGSQPAATRRRSLLAAASGEAGIVVGTHALIQKHVQFADLALVVVDEQHRFGVEQRDALREKAQRPPHVLVMTATPIPRTVAMTVFGDMETSTLRELPRGRSPIATHVVDAGRPGWLDRTWQRVAEEVAAGHQAYVVCPRIGELDDEPADGLGDPEDVAGPGDLDAGEGAEGADGPGEGDERELTGVYAQLHELQANPALAGLRLAVLHGRLDPDEKEATMRAFTAGDVDVLVATTVIEVGVDVPNASVMVVVDADRFGISQLHQLRGRVGRGAVPGLCLLVTHDPGERAAERLDQVAATTDGFELARADLLLRREGDVLGARQSGRGNSIRHLRLGRRDDEQVIADAREDAFAVVAADPDLREHPALAAAVAMRLDDEQAAWLERG, from the coding sequence GTGCCCGTCACCGTGCTCACCGAGGACTCGCCGCTGACCAAGCTCGTGCGCAAGGGCGAGGCGGAGGCGCTCGCCAAGGCGAAGGGCATCCACAGCGTCGCCGACCTCTTCGAGCTCGTCCCGCGCCGCTACGTGCGGCCCGGGCAGCTGAGCGACCTGGGCTCGCTGCAGGTGGGCGAGGACGTCCTCGTCGTCGCCGAGGTCGCGACGGCCGCCACCCGGCCGATGCGGGGGCGGCGCGGCACGATGCTCACCGTCGTGCTCGCCGACGAGGCGGGCGGCGAGCTCGACCTCACCTTCTTCCGGTCCTTCGGCCACGACCGCAAGCTGCTGCCGGGGCGTCGCGGCTTCTTCGTCGGCACGGTGGGGGCCTACGGCCGCCGCCTCCAGCTGACCCACCCGGAGTACGAGCTCTTCGACGACGACGACGCGGGGGAGGCGGCCCTCGAGTGGTACCGCACCCACCGGGTTCCGGTGTACTCGGCCACCGGCAAGCTCAACTCGCTGCGGATGCGCAAGCTGCTCTACACCGCCCTCGACTCCGTCGACCGCGTCCGCGAACCGGTCCCCGAGCCGGTGCGCTCCGCCCGCGGCCTCGTCGACCGCGCGCAGGCCCTCGAGCTCGTGCACCGGCCCGGGGTCGACGACGACCCCGACCGGGGGGTGCACCGCCTCAAGTACGACGAGGCGTTCGTGCTGCAGACGATCCTCGCGCAGCGCCGCCGGGTCGCCGAGAGCGAGCAGGCCACCCCGAGGGTGCCGCGGCCCGGCGGCCTGCTCAGCGCGTTCGACGAGCGGCTGCCGTTCGAGCTCACCGACGGCCAGAAGGAGGTCGGCACGGTGCTCGCGGAGGAGCTGGCCCGGGACCGGCCGATGCACCGGCTGCTGCAGGGCGAGGTCGGCTCGGGCAAGACGGTCGTCGCCCTGCGGGCCATGCTCGCGGCGGTCGACGCCGGCGGACAGGCCGCCCTGCTCGCCCCCACCGAGGTGCTGGCCGCCCAGCACCACCGGTCGATCACGGCCATGCTCGGCGACCTCGCCGAGGGCGGCCGGCTCGGTGGCGCCGAGCACGGCACCACGGTGACCCTGCTGACCGGGAGCCAGCCCGCCGCGACCCGGCGGCGCTCGCTGCTCGCCGCGGCGTCCGGCGAGGCCGGCATCGTCGTCGGCACCCACGCCCTCATCCAGAAGCACGTCCAGTTCGCCGACCTCGCCCTCGTCGTCGTCGACGAGCAGCACCGGTTCGGCGTCGAGCAGCGTGACGCCCTGCGCGAGAAGGCCCAGCGCCCGCCGCACGTGCTCGTCATGACGGCCACTCCGATCCCGCGCACCGTCGCGATGACGGTGTTCGGCGACATGGAGACCTCGACCCTGCGCGAGCTGCCCCGCGGCCGCTCGCCCATCGCCACCCACGTCGTCGACGCCGGCAGGCCGGGCTGGCTCGACCGCACGTGGCAGCGGGTGGCCGAGGAGGTCGCCGCCGGCCACCAGGCGTACGTCGTGTGCCCGCGCATCGGTGAGCTCGACGACGAGCCGGCGGACGGCCTCGGCGACCCGGAGGACGTCGCGGGTCCGGGCGACCTGGATGCCGGGGAGGGTGCCGAGGGTGCCGACGGGCCGGGGGAGGGCGACGAGCGCGAGCTCACGGGCGTCTACGCCCAGCTGCACGAGCTGCAGGCCAACCCTGCGCTCGCGGGCCTGCGGCTGGCCGTGCTGCACGGGCGCCTCGACCCCGACGAGAAGGAGGCGACGATGCGCGCCTTCACGGCCGGCGACGTCGACGTCCTCGTCGCGACGACCGTCATCGAGGTCGGGGTCGACGTGCCGAACGCGTCGGTCATGGTCGTCGTCGACGCCGACCGGTTCGGTATCTCGCAGCTGCACCAGCTGCGCGGCCGCGTCGGGCGTGGCGCCGTGCCGGGCCTGTGCCTGCTCGTCACCCACGACCCCGGCGAGCGGGCCGCCGAGCGGCTCGATCAGGTGGCGGCGACGACCGACGGGTTCGAGCTGGCCCGCGCCGACCTGCTGCTGCGCCGCGAGGGCGACGTCCTCGGGGCCCGTCAGAGCGGTCGCGGCAACTCGATCCGGCACCTGCGCCTGGGTCGCCGCGACGACGAGCAGGTCATCGCCGACGCCCGTGAGGACGCCTTCGCCGTCGTGGCCGCCGACCCCGACCTCCGCGAGCACCCGGCGCTCGCGGCGGCGGTCGCCATGCGCCTCGACGACGAGCAGGCGGCCTGGCTGGAGCGGGGCTGA
- the rsmD gene encoding 16S rRNA (guanine(966)-N(2))-methyltransferase RsmD: MTRIISGVAGGRRLRTPPGSGTRPTSDRVREALFSRLEHQGLLDATAVLDLYAGSGALGLEAASRGATRVLLVEAAAKAAATARANVATVGLPGVRVVTDTVERTLRGGPHDGIRYDLVLLDPPYDVSEDDLAAVLALLVEHGWLGPDPVVVVERSTRTPQPTWPPGLELSGEKRYGETAVWFAEPPPDGGGA, encoded by the coding sequence ATGACCCGCATCATCAGCGGCGTGGCCGGCGGGCGGCGCCTGCGCACCCCACCGGGGTCCGGCACGCGCCCGACCTCCGACCGGGTGCGCGAGGCCCTCTTCAGCCGCCTCGAGCACCAGGGGCTGCTCGACGCCACGGCGGTGCTCGACCTCTACGCCGGCTCCGGGGCGCTCGGCCTCGAGGCCGCCAGCCGCGGCGCCACCCGGGTGCTGCTCGTCGAGGCCGCCGCCAAGGCGGCCGCCACCGCGCGGGCCAACGTCGCCACCGTCGGCCTGCCGGGGGTGCGGGTGGTCACCGACACGGTCGAGCGCACCCTCCGCGGCGGCCCGCACGACGGCATCCGGTACGACCTCGTGCTGCTCGACCCGCCCTACGACGTCTCCGAGGACGACCTCGCCGCCGTGCTCGCCCTGCTCGTCGAGCACGGGTGGCTCGGCCCTGACCCCGTCGTCGTGGTGGAGCGCTCGACCCGCACGCCACAGCCGACGTGGCCGCCGGGGCTCGAGCTGTCGGGGGAGAAGCGCTACGGCGAGACCGCCGTGTGGTTCGCCGAGCCGCCGCCGGACGGCGGTGGCGCGTGA
- the coaD gene encoding pantetheine-phosphate adenylyltransferase, whose product MTPPETPPHPPQPPQPTGRRCVCPGSYDPVTNGHVDVVTRAAALFDEVVVAILHNPAKQGAFTVPERIGLIEDAVGHLGNVRVGAWADTLVVDVCREVGAGSMVKGLRSGTDYAYELPMAHMNRHLSGVETLFLAADPTLTHVSSSLVKEVVRYGGDVAGLVPDAVLTALHGRIGRDRG is encoded by the coding sequence GTGACCCCGCCGGAGACGCCGCCGCACCCGCCGCAGCCGCCGCAGCCCACCGGCCGCCGCTGCGTCTGCCCGGGCTCGTACGACCCGGTGACGAACGGCCACGTCGACGTGGTCACGCGGGCCGCCGCCCTCTTCGACGAGGTGGTCGTCGCGATCCTGCACAACCCCGCGAAGCAGGGCGCCTTCACGGTCCCCGAGCGCATCGGGCTCATCGAGGATGCCGTCGGACACCTGGGCAACGTGCGCGTGGGCGCCTGGGCCGACACCCTTGTCGTCGACGTGTGCCGCGAGGTCGGGGCCGGCTCGATGGTCAAGGGGCTGCGCAGCGGCACCGACTACGCCTACGAGCTGCCGATGGCGCACATGAACCGTCACCTCTCCGGGGTGGAGACGCTCTTCCTCGCCGCCGACCCGACGCTGACCCACGTCTCGAGCTCGCTCGTCAAGGAGGTCGTGCGCTACGGCGGTGACGTCGCGGGCCTCGTGCCCGACGCCGTGCTGACCGCGCTGCACGGGCGGATCGGCCGCGACCGCGGCTGA
- a CDS encoding YceD family protein, with the protein MTRPHPRSPLVLDSRELTRRPGTMLELSRTVSLPDDLGTEVISVPAGEPVEIEVRLESVVEGVLVTGSVSGRATGACVRCLDPVDLPVEGRFQELFAYTDRAAHHHAVGDDADEADVYELVDDLVDLEPVIRDAVVPRLPFKPVCRPDCPGLCSECGIHLADDPGHHHEVLDPRWSALSAMLTDHPDEKRN; encoded by the coding sequence ATGACCCGTCCCCATCCCCGCTCTCCTCTGGTGCTCGACTCCAGAGAGCTGACGCGGCGACCCGGGACGATGCTCGAGCTCTCGCGCACGGTGAGCCTCCCCGACGATCTCGGCACCGAGGTCATCTCCGTCCCCGCCGGTGAACCGGTGGAGATCGAGGTGCGTCTCGAGTCGGTCGTCGAAGGGGTGCTCGTGACGGGTTCGGTCTCCGGTCGGGCGACCGGTGCCTGCGTGCGGTGCCTGGACCCCGTCGACCTGCCGGTCGAGGGTCGGTTCCAGGAGCTGTTCGCCTACACCGACCGGGCGGCGCACCACCACGCGGTGGGCGACGACGCGGACGAGGCCGACGTGTACGAGCTCGTGGACGACCTGGTCGACCTCGAGCCGGTGATCCGCGACGCGGTCGTGCCCCGGCTGCCGTTCAAGCCGGTGTGCCGGCCTGACTGTCCGGGCCTGTGCTCGGAGTGCGGCATCCACCTGGCCGACGACCCCGGTCACCACCATGAAGTACTGGATCCACGGTGGTCAGCCCTCAGCGCGATGCTGACGGACCACCCAGACGAGAAGAGGAACTGA
- the rpmF gene encoding 50S ribosomal protein L32 — MAVPKRKTSRSNTRSRRANWKAAPITLSTCPSCGAANQPHIACPSCGTYKGRHYATAERTEHQA, encoded by the coding sequence GTGGCTGTCCCGAAGCGGAAGACGTCGCGCTCCAACACGCGCTCGCGCCGAGCCAACTGGAAGGCCGCGCCGATCACCCTGAGCACCTGCCCGTCGTGCGGTGCGGCCAACCAGCCGCACATCGCGTGCCCGTCGTGCGGTACCTACAAGGGCCGTCACTACGCGACCGCCGAGCGCACCGAGCACCAGGCCTGA
- the rnc gene encoding ribonuclease III, protein MPQRPVDALLAHLAEVVGQGIDEPLLLRSLTHRSFAYENGGLPNNERLEFLGDSVLGLVVTETLYRKHPDLPEGQLAKLRAAVVNMRALAEVARGIDLGQYVMLGKGEEATGGRDKASILADTMEALIGTVFLSCGISCAGDFVHHHFDPLIEEAATLGAGLDWKTSLQEMSALSALGTPEYRVSEQGPDHEKQFRAQVAVGDEVLGEGNGRSKKEAEQKAAKQAWGLLNDRRAALVSPLDQTAALPD, encoded by the coding sequence GTGCCGCAGCGGCCCGTCGACGCGCTGCTCGCCCACCTCGCCGAGGTGGTCGGGCAGGGAATCGACGAGCCGCTGCTGCTGCGTTCCCTGACGCACCGCTCCTTCGCATACGAGAACGGCGGCCTGCCGAACAACGAGCGCCTCGAGTTCCTCGGCGACTCGGTGCTCGGCCTCGTCGTCACCGAGACCCTCTACCGCAAGCACCCCGACCTCCCCGAGGGACAGCTGGCCAAGCTGCGGGCGGCCGTCGTCAACATGCGCGCGCTGGCCGAGGTGGCCCGCGGCATCGACCTGGGCCAGTACGTCATGCTCGGCAAGGGCGAGGAGGCGACCGGCGGGCGCGACAAGGCGTCCATCCTCGCCGACACGATGGAGGCACTAATCGGCACCGTCTTCCTCTCGTGCGGCATCTCGTGCGCCGGCGACTTCGTGCACCACCACTTCGACCCCCTCATCGAGGAGGCTGCGACCCTCGGTGCCGGGCTCGACTGGAAGACGAGCCTGCAGGAGATGTCGGCGCTGTCCGCGCTCGGCACGCCCGAGTACCGGGTGAGCGAGCAGGGGCCCGACCACGAGAAGCAGTTCCGCGCCCAGGTCGCCGTCGGCGACGAGGTGCTCGGCGAGGGCAACGGGCGCAGCAAGAAGGAGGCCGAGCAGAAGGCCGCCAAGCAGGCCTGGGGCCTGCTCAACGACCGCCGAGCCGCGCTCGTCTCCCCGCTCGACCAGACCGCCGCCCTGCCCGACTGA